GAGACGTTCTTCAATCTGAACCGCGAGCTGGCGACCAAGATCATGCTGACCGTCCATACCGAAGGGCGGGCAGTGTGCGGATTGTTTACCCGTGACATCGCCGAAACAAAGGCCATGCAGGTCAACCAATACGCCAGGGAAAGCCAGCATCCGCTACTCTGTGAAATCGAGAAGGACGGTTAATCGCCGACCACTTGGGTATGAGGTGAAGCTATGTTAAACCGCGAGCTCGAAGTCACCCTCAATCTGGCCTTCAAGGAGGCCCGTTCGAAGCGTCATGAGTTCATGACCGTCGAACACCTGTTGCTGGCACTCCTTGACAACGAGGCTGCCGCGACCGTTCTGCGCGCCTGTGGCGCCAATCTCGACAAGCTCAAGCACGACCTGCAAGAGTTCATCGATTCGACCACGCCGCTGATCCCCGTGCATGACGAGGACCGTGAGACCCAACCGACCCTGGGCTTCCAGCGTGTGCTGCAGCGTGCCGTGTTCCACGTGCAAAGCTCCGGCAAGCGCGAAGTGACCGGCGCCAACGTGCTGGTGGCGATCTTCAGCGAACAGGAAAGCCAGGCCGTGTTCCTGCTCAAGCAGCAGAGCGTGGCGCGCATCGACGTGGTCAACTACATCGCCCACGGCATCAGCAAGGTGCCGGGCCATGGGCCGAACACCGACAGCGACCAGGACATGCAGGACGAGGAGGGCGGCGAGGCGTCGTCCTCGAGCAATCCGCTGGACGCCTACGCCAGCAACCTCAACGAACTGGCCCGCGCCGGGCGTATCGACCCGCTGGTGGGCCGCGAGCAGGAGGTCGAGCGCGTTGCCCAGATCCTCGCCCGCCGCCGCAAGAACAACCCGCTGCTGGTGGGCGAGGCCGGGGTCGGCAAGACCGCCATCGCCGAAGGCCTGGCCAAGCGCATCGTCGACGGCCAGGTGCCCGACCTGCTGGCCCAGAGCGTGGTCTACTCGCTGGACCTCGGCGCGCTGCTGGCCGGTACCAAGTACCGCGGCGACTTCGAGAAGCGCTTCAAGGCGCTGCTCGGCGAGCTGCGCAAGCGCCCGCAGGCGATCCTGTTCATCGACGAGATCCACACCATCATCGGTGCCGGTGCCGCCTCCGGTGGCGTGATGGACGCCTCCAACCTGCTCAAGCCGCTGTTGTCGTCCGGCGACATCCGTTGCATCGGCTCGACCACCTTCCAGGAGTTTCGCGGCATCTTCGAGAAGGATCGCGCCCTGGCGCGGCGCTTCCAGAAGGTTGACGTCACCGAGCCTTCGGTGGAAGACACCGTGGGTATCCTGCGTGGGCTCAAGGGCCGTTTCGAGAGCCACCACAACATCGAGTACAGCGACGAAGCCCTGCGCGCCGCCGCCGAACTGGCCTCGCGCTACATCAATGACCGGCACATGCCGGACAAGGCCATCGATGTGATCGACGAAGCCGGCGCCTACCAGCGCCTGCAACCGGAAGCCAACCGGGTCAAGCGCATCGACGTGCCGCAGGTCGAGGACATCGTCGCCAAGATCGCGCGGATTCCGCCCAAGCATGTCACCAGCTCCGACAAGGAACTGCTGCGCAACCTCGAGCGTGACCTGAAACTGACCGTGTTCGGCCAGGACCCGGCCATCGACTCGCTGGCCACCGCGATCAAGCTGTCCCGTGCCGGGCTCAAAGCGCCGGACAAGCCGGTCGGCTCGTTCCTGTTCGCCGGCCCTACCGGTGTCGGCAAGACCGAAGCCGCGCGCCAGCTGGCCAAGGCGCTGGGGGTGGAACTGGTGCGCTTCGACATGTCCGAGTACATGGAGCGGCACACCGTGTCGCGCCTGATCGGTGCGCCGCCGGGCTATGTCGGCTTTGACCAGGGTGGCCTGCTGACCGAAGCGATCACCAAGCAACCGCATTGCGTGCTGCTGCTCGATGAAATCGAGAAGGCCCACCCGGAAGTCTTCAACCTGCTGCTGCAGGTGATGGACCACGGGACCCTGACCGACAACAACGGGCGCAAGGCGGACTTCCGCAACGTGATCCTGATCATGACCACTAACGCCGGCGCCGAAACCGCCGCGCGGGCCTCGATCGGCTTCACCCACCAGGACCACTCGTCCGACGCCATGGAAGTCATCCGCAAGAGCTTCACGCCGGAGTTCCGCAACCGCCTGGATACCATCATCCAGTTCGGCCGCCTGTCCCACGAGACGATCAAGAGCATCGTCGACAAGTTCCTCATCGAACTGCAGGCGCAGCTGGAAGACAAGCGCGTGTTGCTGGAAGTCAGCGACGCCGCCCGCGGCTGGCTGGCGGCCTCGGGTTACGATGTGCAGATGGGCGCGCGGCCAATGGCGCGGCTGATCCAGGACAAGATCAAGCGGCCACTGGCCGAGGAGATCCTGTTCGGCGAGCTGGCCGAGCATGGCGGCGTGGTGCACATCGACTTGCGCGATGGTGAACTGGTGTTCGACTACGAGACCACGGCAGAGGTTGCGTAAACCAGGGCTCCCATGGCCTGCCCAGGGCCGTAGGAGCCAGCCTTGCTGGCGAACCAGGCAACGCGGTGCTTGACACCTGTGCCGTGTTCGCCGGCAAGGCCGGCTCCTACGCGACGAACCTATCCCGCGCGCACAAAAAAGCCCGGCACATGGCCGGGCTTTTTCATGGCTTGAGCTTAGCGCGCACGGTAGGTGATGCGGCCCTTGCTCAGGTCGTAGGGCGTCAGTTCGACGCGGACCTTGTCGCCAGTGAGAATACGGATGTAGTTCTTGCGCATCTTGCCGGAGATGTGCGCGGTAACGACGTGCCCGTTTTCCAACTCCACGCGGAACATGGTGTTGGGCAGGGTGTCGACGACAGTGCCTTCCATTTCGAAGCTGTCTTCTTTCGACATGCAGTAAAGCCCTCGGTGTCCAGTGATGGCCCGACGCACGACTGCACCGGGCAAAAAAAGTGGCGTGGATTATGCCCGAAAATTGTGTTTCAAGCCAATGCTTTCAATTGAGGGTGACCCAGCGCTGGTTGATCAGCAGCTCGATCGGGCGATACTGGGTCTTGTAGTTCATCTTCTTGCAGTTCTTGATCCAGTAGCCCAGGTACACCGCCTCGAGGTTCTGGCGCAGCGCCTCGGTGATCTGCCAGAGAATGGCGTAGCGCCCCAGGCTGCGGCGCTCCTCCTCGGGCTCATAGAAGGTGTACACCGCCGACAGGCCGTTGGGCAGCAAGTCGCACACCGCCACTGCCAGCAGCCGGCCTGCCAGGCGGAACTCGTAGAACCAGCAGAACGGCAGGTCGCGCACCAGGAACGTGGAGAACTGGTCGCGACTGGGCGGGTACATGTCGCCATCGGCGTGGCGTTGCTCGATGTAGCGCCGGTACAGGTCGAAGTACTCTTCCTTGAACACCGGGCGCACGGCGTTGACGCTCAGGTCGGCGTTGCGCTTGAGGATGCGGCGCTGCTGGCGGTTGGGGATGAAGCGCGCGGCGGGGATGCGCGCTGGCACGCAGGCGTTGCAGTTCTGGCAATGCGGGCGGTACAGGTGGTCGCCGCTGCGGCGAAAGCCCATTTCCGACAGGTCGGCATACACGTGCACGTCCATCGGCTGGCTCGGGTCGAGAAACAGCGTGGTCGCCTGCTCGTCCGGCAGGTAGCTGCAGGAGTGGGGTTGAGTGGCATAGAACTTCAACCGCGCCAGCTCTGTCATGATCAACCCCTTCGGTGAGACGTTGTCTCTAAGTGTAAGCCAGCTCCGGGAACTCGCCTAGGCGACCCAGCTGGCGCCGTTGGGTTGGTCCAGGTAACAGGCCAGGTGCTCGGCGAAACTGGCCCGGCTGATGGCGCGGGCGCCCAGGCTGTGCAGGTGGTTGGTCGGCATCTGGCAGTCGATGAGCACGAAGCCGGCCTGGTGCAGGTGTTGCACCAGGGTCACGAAGCCGACCTTGGAGGCGTTGTCGGCGCGGCTGAACATCGATTCGCCGAAGAACAGCCGGCCCATGGCCAGGCCATACAGGCCGCCGACCAACTCGCCGTCCTGGCGTACCTCCACCGAATGGGCGATGCCGCGCTGGTGCAGCTCGCAGTAGGCGGCGCGCATGTTGTCGGTGATCCAGGTGCCGTCGGCATAGTCGCGGGGCGCGGCGCAGGCGGCGATCACCGCTGCGAAGTCGCGGTCGAAACTCACCTGGTAGCGGCCCTGGCGGATCAGCTTGGCCAGCGAGCGGGACACGTGCAGCTCGTCTGGAAACAGCACGGTGCGCGGGTCTGGCGACCACCAGAGGATCGGCTGGCCATCCTGGTACCAGGGGAAGCAGCCATGCCGATAGGCCGCGACCAGGCGCTCGGGGGTCAGGTCGCCGCCCGCGGCGAGCAGGCCATTGGGGTCGTGCAGGGCCTTTTCCAGGGGCGGGAAGGTCAGCGAGTCGCGGGTCAGCCAGGTGAGCATGATGGTCTTGGGCAGCAGGCAGCAGGGGGCGCCCAGCATGGCGCGCCGGCCGGGCAGGGTCAACTGTTCGCCGGCCCTAGCGGTAATCGGCGGCGTAGGCCAGGCGCACGTCGCTGGCCCAGCCATCGAGCACCGCCTTGAGGTGCTCGACGGTCATCACCTGGCGGTCGTTGTCCAGTGGCACGCCGGTGCCGGTGAACATCGCCTCGGCGATGACCCGGCCGCTGGTGCCGGATTCGAAGAGCAGTTCGGTGGCGATCTGGCTGTCGCGGTCGCGAATGCCTGCCGCGCTGCTGACCCCGGCCGCGACCAGGGTCACCGGCAGCCACTCGTAGAACCGCAGGCCCTGGGTGTCGGCGCTGACCCGGGTGATGGCCGGCCGTATCACCAGCGTGTTCGGGCCGGGCCGCTCGACCAGGGTCATGACCTTGCCCAGCTCGGCGCTCAGCGCCTGGTCGTAGTAGCGGCTGATGTGTTCGAGGGTGGCCTGGGGAATGCGCGAGGTTGGCGTGGGCGCAGGGTAGAACCGGCTGGGCGCCAGGTACACCTCGATGTAGCGCCCGCGCGGCCAGCGCGGGTCGACCCAGCTGAGCACTTCGCGCCCGGAAGGGGCCTGGTGTGCGGTCAGGCGGCTGTAGTCGGGCAGAAAACCCGCCTGCGGCGTGCGGTTGCTGCAGGCCACCAGGGCCAGGCCGGCGCTCAGGGCCAGCGCCAGGGTACCCAGGCGCCTCACCCTTGCACGCCCTCACGGGCGCCAGCGGTGCCTTGCGGGCATTCGATGCGCAAGCTGCCTTGGGCCATCAGCCAGTGCACCAGCTCGCGGGTGCTCACCGTATGCAG
The window above is part of the Pseudomonas muyukensis genome. Proteins encoded here:
- a CDS encoding arginyltransferase, translated to MTELARLKFYATQPHSCSYLPDEQATTLFLDPSQPMDVHVYADLSEMGFRRSGDHLYRPHCQNCNACVPARIPAARFIPNRQQRRILKRNADLSVNAVRPVFKEEYFDLYRRYIEQRHADGDMYPPSRDQFSTFLVRDLPFCWFYEFRLAGRLLAVAVCDLLPNGLSAVYTFYEPEEERRSLGRYAILWQITEALRQNLEAVYLGYWIKNCKKMNYKTQYRPIELLINQRWVTLN
- a CDS encoding DUF3313 domain-containing protein — encoded protein: MRRLGTLALALSAGLALVACSNRTPQAGFLPDYSRLTAHQAPSGREVLSWVDPRWPRGRYIEVYLAPSRFYPAPTPTSRIPQATLEHISRYYDQALSAELGKVMTLVERPGPNTLVIRPAITRVSADTQGLRFYEWLPVTLVAAGVSSAAGIRDRDSQIATELLFESGTSGRVIAEAMFTGTGVPLDNDRQVMTVEHLKAVLDGWASDVRLAYAADYR
- the clpA gene encoding ATP-dependent Clp protease ATP-binding subunit ClpA, which encodes MLNRELEVTLNLAFKEARSKRHEFMTVEHLLLALLDNEAAATVLRACGANLDKLKHDLQEFIDSTTPLIPVHDEDRETQPTLGFQRVLQRAVFHVQSSGKREVTGANVLVAIFSEQESQAVFLLKQQSVARIDVVNYIAHGISKVPGHGPNTDSDQDMQDEEGGEASSSSNPLDAYASNLNELARAGRIDPLVGREQEVERVAQILARRRKNNPLLVGEAGVGKTAIAEGLAKRIVDGQVPDLLAQSVVYSLDLGALLAGTKYRGDFEKRFKALLGELRKRPQAILFIDEIHTIIGAGAASGGVMDASNLLKPLLSSGDIRCIGSTTFQEFRGIFEKDRALARRFQKVDVTEPSVEDTVGILRGLKGRFESHHNIEYSDEALRAAAELASRYINDRHMPDKAIDVIDEAGAYQRLQPEANRVKRIDVPQVEDIVAKIARIPPKHVTSSDKELLRNLERDLKLTVFGQDPAIDSLATAIKLSRAGLKAPDKPVGSFLFAGPTGVGKTEAARQLAKALGVELVRFDMSEYMERHTVSRLIGAPPGYVGFDQGGLLTEAITKQPHCVLLLDEIEKAHPEVFNLLLQVMDHGTLTDNNGRKADFRNVILIMTTNAGAETAARASIGFTHQDHSSDAMEVIRKSFTPEFRNRLDTIIQFGRLSHETIKSIVDKFLIELQAQLEDKRVLLEVSDAARGWLAASGYDVQMGARPMARLIQDKIKRPLAEEILFGELAEHGGVVHIDLRDGELVFDYETTAEVA
- the aat gene encoding leucyl/phenylalanyl-tRNA--protein transferase gives rise to the protein MLTWLTRDSLTFPPLEKALHDPNGLLAAGGDLTPERLVAAYRHGCFPWYQDGQPILWWSPDPRTVLFPDELHVSRSLAKLIRQGRYQVSFDRDFAAVIAACAAPRDYADGTWITDNMRAAYCELHQRGIAHSVEVRQDGELVGGLYGLAMGRLFFGESMFSRADNASKVGFVTLVQHLHQAGFVLIDCQMPTNHLHSLGARAISRASFAEHLACYLDQPNGASWVA
- the infA gene encoding translation initiation factor IF-1, giving the protein MSKEDSFEMEGTVVDTLPNTMFRVELENGHVVTAHISGKMRKNYIRILTGDKVRVELTPYDLSKGRITYRAR